The genomic region TGTGGATTACAGATATACTACTACTGCTTCATCTTACAGTAGTGGTTGAGATGCTTTGTTTTGGCTTGCTTATATTGTTACTATAGCTTCTCCCGCTATTTATAGCTCAGAAATGGAACTGGATATTAAATGAAAGCAGAACACTGTGCAGCATCGTCTACAACATGATGTGTCCACGCTTTCTGCAGCATTGACTGAATTATGATTTTCAGGAACCCTCTTCATTAATGTAGAAGACAAAACATTTCATGATCAAGGGTAGCAAAAGAATCCATGGGAAAGTCCGTCCTCTAACTGTTTACAGAAGCTGGATATTATCATTAGTTAAAATACTTTAGAAGCAAATTACAACTGCTTATTAACTGTTCTTCAAAAGAGAGGAAGTCATCGCCTCCCCAGTAATATATTTGCATGTGTATATTTCTCACTTTCTGTTACAAATACATGTGTGTACTCTCTTTTACCTCAAATTTTACTTCTGCGAAGGGTGGCAGATAAACCTGCACAGACATACTTTGCAAATCTATCAGACAATTCAAATTAGTAACGGAAGGACTGTGGTTTGTTCTGCCACTTTGTCAGTATGTGTCAACACTTTCTAATGAAAACGCTATCCATGTGTAAACTACTATTCTTAAAAGTTATGCTTTTTTAGTGGTCGCTACTCTATATTATTTTAACTGAGAAAATCACTTTAAATATAGCTGCATTATGGGTTTTAGTTGCTGGAAAGTTTCACTCTCAGATTATTAAAGTGTTGTAGAAGTTATAATTGATGCTCAGGTATTCTTTTGCGTTCCTTTCTGAACAAATTTGTTCTagaataaataacttttttctaAGTGAGAATATGTtataacattatatatatattgatGATGCTATCTTACACATCCtaattttcaaacaaaataaaagatacttctgtttctttttaaactctGTTACACATAATCTATATTACCTGTTATCCCAGGGTGCGTGAAACAACTGTTTTCAAGGTATATGGAATATCCCACGTTGCATCAACACCAGGAGCAAGTAAATCTGTGCACATTCATCAGagcttttgattaaaaaaatctgttttgcaggggattttGTTTGACTAATAAGATTTGGGATTTTGCAGGTTTTAGTTTATATCCAGATCTACAAACCTCCTGTCAAGttcctgtattttcttttaagGTTTGGAAGAATTTCTTGGGTTTTTTACTATAATATTTTTGCACAACTAAAAATCATGATTTTgcctaaaataaattatttcagaagcTGACTGTATATGAAAAACTAAGGCTGCAACATGTCAGTCTATGAAATACAGCACCACTCTTGTTTTTTGCACAACTTGTGTGGCGATCTGACCGATGCTACTTGATGTCTTTCTGCCTCCACCAAGTTTCCTCCAGTTATCTCCTCCTCAAGTTGTTTTTTTTGCCAGGATTGGAGGATAATTTTCTTACGATAAAGTGAAATGTggggggttgttttttctttcaaagtgtaAGAGGAACAGTATGCATGGGAGTAGGGTAATAGGACTGATTTGTAGAAAATACCCTGGAAGGTTTTGCTTCCATTCTCTGGTGACCTTGCCTGGTCCCAAGACTCAGTCAGTCTTCACAGCCAGACTGTGACTCACAACTGAGCTCCGAATGAGGATAAATTAGATTTCCAAAGAGGAATCACTGACCTTCATGGATTTGTCTCAGCTCATAActgaatatataaaaaatattctcTTAGACATATCTCCTCTCATAGGTGAATGACAGGCATTTACTAACAGTGCTGTAAGTGTGATACTCTAAAGATACAGGAGAGGCAAGGTAATATAGGGAAAgataatctattttatttttccatgtaaTAACAAACATAAATTCTCCCTGTGGATGTCCATTGCTTGTATTTTGTAAGATTGATTCTGTCAGGTGCTGAACATGTGGCAGCACTTTGCAGACTTGAACCATGGTAATCCAGACAAATCCTATTTCCTTAGTCTCCTGCCGCAACATTATTGTCAAATCTTTGTCACTGTCTCTGTCCCCATGCCTGTTGTGATCTGTCTGcaattttcagctgaaaaatatattGTGATGTATTGGTGCCCTTCCATTCTACTCTGTATCCATTGTCAGTGCTTGAACTATTTTTGGCATGAAGATTTCTGGGAAAACATCATTAAATTTACTGCAGTTATTGCATTTGTGTCCATAATTATTTATCTCAAGTTTGTAAGCTGTGCAGAATACAACCATTTGCTTATGATTGGCACTGATTCTGCGTTGTACTGGTTGAGATGTTTCCTCTAAACACCATGTCTGTCCTCCATTCTCATCTGTTTTATCTCCTATAGTCTCTCccttaatttccttttcttttctagcTTCTTTTATGATCTTTGTATATGCACAAGGTACCTGTGATGACCTGTTAACTGGTTGAGCTGTCAGTGAATATGATAACAACTCTTTCTTATTTGTCCTTTGGCCCTGCAGGTTCAACAGCATTTAGCAGAGAACATCGACGCAGCCTCTCACAACATATGTTTCCAAGGTACAGAGGAAAATTATACTTGtttaattttattgttattttgttGGAGATATCATAAAACCtttttgagacacttagaattgTAGTGCTGATTTTAATTACTGCTTTAAATGGAAATTCAGAAGTGCTATTATGGGGATTGGAAGCACTGGCTTTGCAATTACCAGGTTTTGGAATGTCTCTGTTCCACTTGCCTTCCCCTCCACTGAAATCATGGTATCCCTCTGTGATATGCCATATGGGATAGCTAAACCTGCTAGTGAAATCCTTGTCAGCCACTGAATCAATCCAGTGTCCTCATTCCTTTCCATGGATGTCACTGCATGGCCACTTGCAACTGAAAGGTGTTGAGGAGAAAGGACTCACCGTAAATCCAATTTTACTTGAGCTAAGTAAAAAGTCTCCAGCATGTAGATTCTTTCACCTCTGTCACTACTCACTTCTGTTTTAAATATCACACAGTATAGTTTTCTGTGCTGTATTTAATCTCAAAGTCAATTGTATTTCAGCACTGGATGAAGTTATCACTGTGTAGACTTTATCCCATGTTGTTCTAGCTGCATGGTATTCTACAATTTGTGAGAATTAAAAGTCATGTACCCTTAACTCTTCAACGAATATGGttacatggaaaacaaacaaatcttgCCCGATTCAGAGACAGTCAGGCTTGTGCCATGCAGAGTAACTCAGAGGAGCAAAATAGTGGAACATGTGTAACAGCTCCATGTAGGTGTGGATCTGGCAGGACTCCCTGGCCAAGAGCACTGCCCCAGATACACACCATGCAGCTCTGGATTCAAGCTGGCTCCATGTGCTCCTGAAATGCTCCACCTGGCCTGAAGCTCTCCTGTAAGCTGAAGCTCTGGAAGGTGTGATGGAGACACATGCTGGCTGAAACCCCCTAGATCCAGAAGTAATATTACTATTCACATAGTTTAAAACTAAGTCATTACCAGCCCCCATCATCTGCTAATGTAAAGTCATTATTATTAAATCATGGGTTTGCACTGTCTAGACACTCGCTAAATTAGAGggttttaattctctttttcagTTATGCTTGTGCCTTTTTGGATGATGACCCTGCTGATGGGTGTTGCCCCACAGATCctctgacaggctccctctccacATGTCGTCGGAGCCCTCGGCTGCTTTCTAATGGCTATTACATTTTGACACAAGACAGCTTTCTGTCTGATGAAGAGGGCAATATAACACTGACACCATCCCAGACAAGTGTTACATATAAAGAGAATTTAGTTCGGTAAGTGAACTATAGGCAGATTTTACTCAATGTTGGCAGTTGCCTCCATATCTCTGGATTCATCTGGATTTATGTATGACTGTCTATGTTTTGCTTGGCATAAGATCAGCATTGCTTCTTAATGGGAACATCTCAATTGATTTAGTTTGGAGAGTACAGTGACCGAAATAACCTGACTTTCAGTCATGTCTAATCTTACTACCTAAAAATTCTTCAGTACACAGTTGTTGCTGTAATTGGAATTGTGTGcaataaaggaaaagaagagcTACAGCTCATTTTGCCAATGACGCATTAACATGGTAAGGAATAAGAAGAAAGTGTATATGTATACatgcttatatatataaaaataaaaagtcctGGAATTCTTACTCATGGAAAAATTTCTCTTGATTTCAGAAGAACACCCATTTAGGAAGGTGTATAAAATGTAGTTCAAACACGTTGAAGTACGGTGGAGTCAGGCTGCAGCAAATGAGATATGGTAGCCTGAAACTCATGGGTAGCAGGAGACCATTCAGTGCAATATCAGAGCCCAATAACTGTGGCATCATTTGGTATCACAATACCCAGTATCACAACAGTGTGATATATTGCTGTGCTTCTAATACATCCCCTGGCATTATTGCAGTGTGCAGCAGTCAATCTTAGTGACATACCCAGGACCAAGAACAAATCTAGAACCTGATTCTTTCATGTCAGTCTTGCAAACTTTGAAGCTCTGTCCCTGCTCAACAAGAACAATTCACTCTATTCCTCAACAACATGTCTTTTCTCCCTAGCGTATTCAGGCGAAGGAAAAAAATCCGTCGCTCTCTTGCCAGCTTGTTCAACCTTGATACCTCCAGTTCATGGCTCAGCAGCACAGTCCTCAGCAGTATGGATTCCTCCCATTCAGATGATCCTTGGTCTGATGGATGTAGCAAGCTAGAAGCCAGTCAAAGTGATATTGGTAAgctctgagcaggtaccaggtaATTGAGCAACattaggatcacagaatcatagaagagtttgggttggaagggatcttcagagCTCATCTAAGCCAACcacctgccatgacagggacatcttcacccagatcaggttgctcagagccctgtccagcctggccttgaatgtcaccagggatggggcatctaccacctctctgggcaacctgggacagcgtTTCATCACCCACATTgtaaaagaatttcttccttatatctcgtctcaatctcccctcctttagtttaaaaccattaccccttgtcctatcgcaacaggccctgctgaaaaagtctgtccccaaatTACAATCTATATTTAGTAGAGTCTTGTGTATCTCTCTCTCTGTAAGTTTTGCAGGTGTTGTCTGCAGGTAAAGGATAGATGAACAATAGAATATTAAGTGATCTATTGAGCTCCTGGTGTTAAAATAGAGTATGAGTCCACAAAGACCTTTGTGCCAAAATGGCATTTTTAGACTGAATTTGAATCCAAAGTCATCACCAGTGATGTTTATGCCGATGTCATTAATAACTGTCTCTGCTTCCACCTGGCTGCTTCAATACTTCATTGTGTGAAGTTCTGTCTTTACTCTGTGTATTTTCTCCTGCATACATTGAACCTGCCAATTCCCTAACGATTTGGAAAACCTCCCTGTGATTAAGCAATTAAATTTCTCCCCCCACAAAATTCATTAACACAAATTCTCAAAGCTCTTCTTTTGTGCACTTTTTGTAGGTGATTCAGACTTTTCTTCTGAATATAGTAGCTGTGTGCCACAAAGGCAAACTCCAGCACCTAATGGAGCATCTCTTACCGAAGATGATGAGTTTCTTCAACCTGAGAAACCATCTTGTGCTTCATTATCTTGCTCTCCATTTATGATAAATGCAAATGAAGAGACTTTGAGGAACGCAGGTATGTTACGTTCTTATCCTGAAGTGGTCCATTTTTAGAGTGAGCTGGAAATGCTCACATTAAAGATGTTGATATAGCCCCTTGtagaacagaaattatttcaagcaacataatttttaaaacattgcTTAAAAATAAGGAAATCTTAAAATTGGTATTTATCATTAATGCttatagatatataaagggtgagtgtcaggatgatggagccaggctcttctcagtgacaaccgatggtaggacaaggggcagtgggttcaaactggaacacaagaggttccacttaaatttgagaagaaacttcttctcagtgagggtgacagacactggaccaggctgcccagggggattgtggagtctccttctctgcagacattcaaacccgcctggacaccttcctgtggaacctcatctgggtgttcctgctccagcagggggattggactggatgagcttttgaggtcccttccaatccctgacattctgtgattctgtgtgattctgtgatttgttcaCTCTTCCCTGCTCACATCTTTTCTTCTCCTACTTTTAgtaaaaaattgaaaaagaaaaaaattgattgAAGAGAAAAATGGAGGAAGGGGCATGGGAGTGAAAACTGAAATGGGCAATTATTCAGAAAGACTTGTTTTCTGAGAGCATGGAGGGCACAGTGTCTCTGTGGTGACAGGGGAAAAAGACTCCTGAGAGACAGCCAGAGCATGAAAATGAGGTTTCTGCTTTGAATCATGAATTCTCttaaaaagaaactgaagagcCTGGCCTCCCAGGCTGAAGGTAGACTTTGCAAACACATCCTGTCAGATTTTTACTTTGCTGAAAACTCATTATtgtcctgatttttcttttagaatCCAGCACAGTGAGAAATGTCCTTTCTCAGGTGGTTGCACTGATCATGTGTTTAATCATTACAATATGTAcaaggtattttttctttcttttgtttgttgtttctgaTATTAATGCTTAATCCATTTCAGCTGGTGAATTAAGGGTCACATTTGCAAAGTTTAGGTATATGTTactgtgaaaatatattttcacatgTTAGTCAATGCAGGCTATATAGATATgaacaaaaataagaaatatgtACGCAGATACAGCAACTACTTTGTCAAGTGTGTTTGGACAGGGGTTTTGAAAGGTTGTGATGAATCAGAGGGGATCCGTGTTTTTCTAAGAGAACAATAGGGGTGTTTCCCTCAGTCTGGGAATGCTGAGGTGTTTATTTCTGTGAGATTATCCTCAATAGCTTCAGCAATTTAAAGTTTCAAATTCAAAGTTTCACCTACCAGAGTTCGGAGGGTTCATCTGCAAGAACCTTCTTTCATCTTCCCACCCAGGCTTCACCTCTATTAACCCAATATGCATCCCTTGTTTTTTTTCTAAC from Patagioenas fasciata isolate bPatFas1 chromosome 2, bPatFas1.hap1, whole genome shotgun sequence harbors:
- the TMEM71 gene encoding transmembrane protein 71 isoform X2, with the translated sequence MAFPGSTAFSREHRRSLSQHMFPSYACAFLDDDPADGCCPTDPLTGSLSTCRRSPRLLSNGYYILTQDSFLSDEEGNITLTPSQTSVTYKENLVRVFRRRKKIRRSLASLFNLDTSSSWLSSTVLSSMDSSHSDDPWSDGCSKLEASQSDIGDSDFSSEYSSCVPQRQTPAPNGASLTEDDEFLQPEKPSCASLSCSPFMINANEETLRNAESSTVRNVLSQVVALIMCLIITICTRYFLGGLSATLLLIILVYAAVSSFFSLDTSFTTTKFWR
- the TMEM71 gene encoding transmembrane protein 71 isoform X1 translates to MAFPGSTAFSREHRRSLSQHMFPSYACAFLDDDPADGCCPTDPLTGSLSTCRRSPRLLSNGYYILTQDSFLSDEEGNITLTPSQTSVTYKENLVRVFRRRKKIRRSLASLFNLDTSSSWLSSTVLSSMDSSHSDDPWSDGCSKLEASQSDIGDSDFSSEYSSCVPQRQTPAPNGASLTEDDEFLQPEKPSCASLSCSPFMINANEETLRNAESSTVRNVLSQVVALIMCLIITICTRYFLGGLSATLLLIILVFLFPQDAAVSSFFSLDTSFTTTKFWR